The following coding sequences are from one Saccopteryx bilineata isolate mSacBil1 chromosome 3, mSacBil1_pri_phased_curated, whole genome shotgun sequence window:
- the LOC136328630 gene encoding LOW QUALITY PROTEIN: olfactory receptor 4K2-like (The sequence of the model RefSeq protein was modified relative to this genomic sequence to represent the inferred CDS: inserted 1 base in 1 codon; substituted 1 base at 1 genomic stop codon) — MEGFNHSRLFEFVLLGLTDSPELQIFFFVIFFILYLMTMLGNCLILLTVLSTPHLYSPMYFLLSNLSLIDMCLSSFATPKMIMDFFAQCKTISFEGCISQIFLLHLFTGTEIVLLISMSFDRYIAICKPLHYSTIISQXVCIGLVVISWTVGFLHTMSQLAFTLYLPFCGPNVIDSFFCNLPLVIQLACKNIYVLGIFMTSTSGVIALISFLLLLTSYIIVLVTIKDYSSTGSSKAFSTCTAHFIVVLMFFGPCIFIYVWPFTDFLVDKVLSVFYTIFTXLLNPLIYTLRNQKMITAVMKKLSNQYLNLEKTTPRYSMH; from the exons ATGGAGGGGTTCAATCATTCCAGACTGTTTGAATTTGTGTTACTTGGACTTACTGATTCTCCTGAGCtccaaattttcttctttgttatttttttcattttatatttaatgacCATGTTGGGCAACTGCCTGATTTTGCTCACAGTCCTGTCCACTCCACACCTTTACTCCCCCATGTACTTCCTGCTCAGCAATCTGTCTCTCATTGACATGTGCCTGTCCTCCTTTGCCACTCCAAAGATGATCATGGACTTCTTTGCTCAGTGCAAGACCATCTCCTTCGAGGGCTGCATTTCTCAGATCTTCTTATTGCACCTCTTCACTGGGACTGAGATTGTGCTGCTGATCTCCATGTCTTTTGACAGGTACATTGCCATATGCAAGCCTCTCCATTATTCAACAATTATAAGCCAATGAGTATGTATTGGGCTTGTGGTAATTTCTTGGACAGTGGGCTTCCTGCATACAATGAGTCAGTTAGCTTTTACACTTTATTTACCCTTCTGTGGTCCCAATGTTATAGACAGTTTCTTCTGTAACCTTCCTTTGGTCATCCAGCTGgcttgtaaaaatatatatgtccttGGAATCTTTATGACATCAACCAGTGGTGTGATTGCTCTTATAAGTTTTCTGCTTTTGCTTACCTCCTATATCATTGTCCTTGTTACTATCAAGGACTACTCTTCCACAGGATCATCCAAGGCTTTTTCTACCTGCACTGCACATTTCATTGTTGTGTTAATGTTCTTTGGGCCATGTATTTTCATCTATGTGTGGCCTTTCACTGACTTCCTGGTGGACAAAGTTCTCTCTGTTTTCTATACCATCTTCA CCCTTTTGAATCCACTTATTTATACTTTGAGAAATCAGAAAATGATAACAGCTGTGATGAAGAAACTAAGTAATCAGTATTTAAATCTTGAGAAAACTACTCCAAGATATTCAATGCACTGA